The following proteins come from a genomic window of Triticum aestivum cultivar Chinese Spring chromosome 6A, IWGSC CS RefSeq v2.1, whole genome shotgun sequence:
- the LOC123128232 gene encoding ADP-ribosylation factor GTPase-activating protein AGD12: MSAANRSQPIKLNRPVVGKARKLKDLMLKSDNRVCADCSAPDPKWASSNIGVFLCLKCGDVHRALGQDISNVLSLTLDDWSDSDIDSMIEVGGNSYANSIYEAFLPKDHPKPKPDSPMEYRTKFIRAKYETQDFLKPSLRISSKAGLESTKSLNSVDNSFSSTSRKHAPEDTREFVGQLNITVVKGSGLAVRDMLTSDPYVVLSLGEQKAQTTVKASDLNPVWNEVLNLSVPRNYGPLKLEVYDHDTFSADDIMGEAEIDLKPMITAAMAFGDPSRHADMQIGRWFMTRDNCLLSDSIVNISSGKVKQEVYLKLQNVESGEMELELEWARLD, encoded by the exons ATGAGTGCTGCTAATCGTTCCCAACCGATCAAGTTGAACAGGCCTGTCGTAG GCAAAGCACGAAAGTTGAAGGATCTCATGCTGAAAAGTGACAATCGAGTGTGTGCTGATTGTAGTGCACCTGACCCCAAATGGGC GTCTTCTAATATCGGAGTATTTCTTTGCTTAAAATGTGGAGACGTCCACAGGGCCCTTGGACAAGACATTTCAAAC GTTTTGTCTTTAACTTTGGATGATTGGTCTGATAGTGATATTGACTCCATGATTGAGGTTGGTGGAAACTCATATGCAAATTCAATTTATGAGGCTTTTCTTCCAAAAGATCACCCAAAACCTAAACCAGACTCACCAATGGAATATCGTACCAAATTTATAAG AGCCAAGTATGAAACACAAGATTTTCTGAAGCCAAGTTTGCGCATTAGCTCAAAGGCAGGTTTAGAATCTACCAAATCTCTGAACAGTGTGGATAATAGTTTCTCTAGCACTTCAAGGAAGCATGCCCCA GAAGATACAAGAGAATTTGTTGGACAACTGAACATTACAGTGGTAAAAGGTTCTGGGTTGGCGGTCAGAGATATGCTTACAAGTGATCCTTATGTTGTTTTAAGTCTTGGAGAGCAG AAGGCTCAAACAACAGTTAAAGCGAGTGACCTGAACCCGGTATGGAATGAGGTTCTTAATCTATCAGTTCCTCGAAATTATGGACCTTTAAAACTT GAAGTGTATGATCACGACACTTTCTCTGCTGACGATATCATGGGGGAAGCAGAGATAGATCTGAAGCCAATGATCACAGCTGCTATGGCCTTTGGAGACCCGTCGCGTCACGCGGACATGCAAATTGGAAGGTGGTTCATGACCAGAGACAATTGCCTGTTGAGCGACAGCATTGTCAATATTTCGTCGGGAAAGGTAAAACAGGAAGTTTACCTAAAGCTGCAGAACGTAGAATCAGGTGAGATGGAGTTAGAACTGGAATGGGCTCGTCTAGATTAA